One region of Flavobacterium pisciphilum genomic DNA includes:
- a CDS encoding response regulator — translation MSLNILIVDDHPMTVDGYVNLLSDNEFQKEVPVFIKSHNCEDAHNKILHESRQNKNIDFALLDINLPPFKKLNINNGIDLALLIREKFKNCKIVLLTMHSEPLTVDKIIKGVKPEGLISKSDINFELFPLICKRILEGEIVQSETIIESQRDLFKKNINWDNHDNQILLLISQGVKTVNLPNYIPLSMSAIEKRKASIKDQLLHGKGSDKDLIEKAKNLGLF, via the coding sequence ATGAGTCTTAACATTTTGATTGTAGATGATCACCCAATGACTGTGGATGGTTATGTAAACCTTTTATCTGATAACGAGTTTCAAAAAGAAGTACCAGTCTTTATAAAAAGCCATAATTGCGAAGATGCGCACAATAAAATACTTCATGAATCAAGGCAAAACAAGAATATTGATTTTGCTCTATTGGATATTAATCTCCCCCCTTTCAAAAAACTTAATATTAATAATGGTATAGATTTGGCTCTACTAATTAGAGAAAAATTTAAAAACTGTAAAATAGTTCTTCTTACTATGCATAGTGAACCATTAACTGTTGATAAAATAATAAAAGGAGTAAAACCTGAAGGCTTGATATCAAAAAGCGATATTAATTTTGAATTGTTTCCTCTTATTTGCAAAAGAATTCTAGAAGGAGAAATAGTCCAAAGTGAAACTATAATAGAATCACAAAGAGATTTATTCAAAAAAAATATAAATTGGGATAATCATGATAATCAAATATTACTTTTAATTTCTCAAGGTGTTAAAACAGTTAATCTTCCTAATTATATCCCTCTTTCTATGAGTGCCATAGAAAAGAGAAAAGCTAGTATTAAAGACCAGCTTCTACATGGGAAAGGAAGTGATAAAGATCTAATTGAAAAAGCAAAAAATTTAGGTTTATTCTAA
- a CDS encoding tetratricopeptide repeat-containing sensor histidine kinase has product MRALKLSKEVNDKEGIAKALYYIGDGYGNVKKDSAYFYYLQAEKLYYKLSDYDNAARMLFNKARVLFYDGNYIECEVEISKALQYLKESKDQRLLYSCNALMGNCLEKLTNYDKALWYHQMALNNLEKIKPNDIDKDELNNYNVASTINICNLYDLKGEYSKSIEKLQGLLSKDLEEKWPRLYANVLSNLAYSKMKNGQYHNVYSMFTKSLKILEKNGDESDILYKKIHIGEYFLTQKDTLKAFQILKEANQLAIRIKNSNEVLTTLKLLSTLDKKNSLFYTNYYIKVSDSINTVQKNAHDKYARIEYETSIIEDENKVLTKKNLYILIISFLLLFLFLIILVLRYSKYKNKELQFLIKQKKANEEIYLLLIEQNEKINIARENEKTKIARELHDGIMNKIYGIRMNLGFFNSKIDELTIEKRKSYIAELQNVENEIRMISHELNQNAFFTGNDFNTLLTNLVDNQKDFSSTKFNCVIDNSIDWSTIQNIYKINIYRIIQESILNVNKYAKANNCEIKIQKVKNNFLKLSIIDDGDGFYVEASKTGIGLNNMKERAISLKGKFKIKSKKGKGTKIIVIFNPDSIVIDALE; this is encoded by the coding sequence TTGAGGGCACTTAAATTATCGAAAGAGGTTAATGATAAAGAAGGAATTGCGAAGGCATTGTATTATATTGGAGATGGTTATGGTAATGTAAAAAAAGACAGTGCTTATTTTTATTATTTACAAGCAGAAAAATTATATTATAAATTATCAGATTATGATAATGCGGCAAGGATGTTATTTAATAAAGCGCGTGTTTTATTTTATGATGGAAATTATATAGAATGTGAAGTAGAAATTTCTAAAGCCTTGCAGTATTTAAAAGAATCAAAAGATCAGCGATTACTTTATTCTTGTAATGCATTAATGGGTAATTGCCTAGAGAAGTTGACTAATTATGATAAGGCGTTGTGGTATCACCAAATGGCTTTAAATAATTTAGAAAAGATAAAACCAAATGATATAGATAAAGATGAGTTAAATAACTATAACGTAGCGTCTACTATTAATATTTGTAATCTATATGATTTAAAAGGTGAATATTCAAAATCTATTGAAAAGTTGCAAGGTTTATTATCAAAAGATTTAGAAGAAAAATGGCCAAGATTATATGCAAATGTACTTAGTAATCTAGCCTATTCTAAGATGAAGAATGGACAATATCATAATGTCTATTCAATGTTTACAAAATCATTAAAAATTTTAGAAAAGAATGGGGATGAATCTGATATTCTATATAAAAAAATTCATATTGGGGAATATTTTTTAACTCAAAAAGATACTTTAAAAGCATTTCAGATACTTAAGGAAGCAAATCAATTAGCAATTAGAATTAAGAATAGTAATGAAGTATTAACGACGTTAAAATTACTTTCTACTTTAGACAAAAAGAATAGTTTATTTTATACAAATTATTATATCAAGGTAAGTGATAGTATAAATACAGTACAAAAAAATGCTCACGATAAGTATGCGAGAATCGAATATGAAACTTCGATAATTGAAGACGAAAATAAGGTTTTAACTAAAAAAAATCTATACATATTAATCATTTCATTTTTGCTATTATTTTTATTTTTAATCATTCTTGTTTTAAGATATTCAAAATATAAAAATAAGGAGTTACAGTTCTTGATTAAACAGAAAAAAGCAAATGAAGAGATTTACTTATTGTTGATTGAACAAAATGAAAAGATAAATATAGCAAGAGAAAATGAAAAAACTAAAATCGCTAGAGAATTGCATGATGGGATAATGAACAAGATTTATGGAATTCGTATGAATCTGGGGTTTTTTAATTCTAAAATTGATGAACTAACGATTGAAAAGCGCAAAAGTTATATAGCAGAATTGCAAAATGTGGAAAATGAAATCAGAATGATATCGCACGAATTAAACCAAAATGCTTTTTTTACTGGAAATGATTTTAATACGTTGCTAACGAATTTAGTCGATAATCAGAAAGATTTTAGTTCTACAAAGTTTAATTGCGTTATTGATAATTCTATAGATTGGAGTACTATTCAAAATATTTATAAAATAAATATTTACCGTATAATTCAGGAATCAATTTTGAATGTTAATAAATATGCAAAAGCAAATAATTGCGAAATTAAAATTCAAAAAGTTAAAAATAATTTTTTGAAATTAAGCATTATTGATGATGGTGACGGATTTTATGTTGAAGCTTCTAAAACGGGTATTGGATTAAATAATATGAAAGAGCGAGCTATTTCATTAAAAGGAAAATTTAAAATCAAATCAAAAAAAGGAAAAGGAACAAAAATAATAGTTATTTTTAATCCAGATTCTATAGTAATAGATGCCTTAGAATAG